A genomic segment from Tuwongella immobilis encodes:
- a CDS encoding ABC transporter permease subunit: protein MATTDTPIGSPARGFDSEDYAPIWMGIAIVLLLGSLSIATSWTALAGITILALLVMACWSRREGFLLFGPVFLLELRQIVRKKSVIRNRALYVGMILFIFSMFYYSLVERYELQWWKAAELSIAESAEFATSIVYSYLGAQTVFLVMTTPLLLGSVIAEEKDRRSIDFLLMTDLRSREITLGKSASRMVYVFCYVLAGIPVLAIIPLLGGVDYSLVLLALLSSLLMVLGAAGVTIWISVHAPTASKATQRASATVVGYFVIFPMLIGAITQYPNVIMFPVTYWPECPISVGTLLQWFSFGNPFVRLDELRIALDPSVPGAKTLESVFREFAIFHLGIFLILGSWGIRRLRPICANYADGVPAKPNKQVVSDRSRPQIGNYPILWKERYYDSRQAKTIVGKLGWLLTLGVGIVMPMFIIWYATAYELDRYELASMNLNVRIIGALVLFFAFTSAGSHAANTLDRERKRNTLESLLLVGLSAREILWQKWVGSAISIRYLLMLAGLCYGALFLVGALSFLGLIFWLISVVIFLLAQVSFGIWCAVTFPQPNKAGKTYPALGYAPIICSAVIAIFTCCLAIGGSPRVGLEEILIFLAVATQPIAIMGIVPFSEMSLDDFFRNTYNHSEAIAMALGCFTGWLLFAVAGAECMRQALVRFERMRGEHASRSAESAQLSDGIWEQFNPRGKSRASDDDAPPADKSGLKPENLELDFGPSQESPPRDKREEG, encoded by the coding sequence ATGGCCACCACGGACACCCCCATCGGATCGCCCGCTCGTGGATTCGACTCAGAAGACTACGCCCCCATCTGGATGGGAATTGCGATTGTGCTGCTGCTGGGAAGCCTATCAATCGCCACGAGTTGGACCGCGTTGGCGGGCATCACCATCCTCGCTCTGCTGGTGATGGCGTGCTGGTCGCGGCGCGAAGGGTTTCTGCTGTTCGGCCCCGTTTTTTTGCTCGAACTTCGCCAGATCGTCCGCAAGAAATCGGTCATTCGCAACCGGGCACTCTATGTCGGGATGATCCTCTTCATCTTCTCGATGTTTTACTACAGTTTGGTTGAACGATACGAATTACAATGGTGGAAGGCCGCCGAACTGAGCATCGCGGAATCCGCAGAATTCGCCACCAGCATTGTCTACAGCTACCTGGGTGCGCAGACGGTGTTTCTGGTGATGACCACTCCGTTGCTCTTGGGGAGTGTCATTGCCGAAGAGAAGGATCGCCGCAGCATCGATTTCTTGCTGATGACCGACCTTCGCAGTCGGGAAATCACGCTGGGCAAGTCGGCCTCGCGGATGGTGTATGTGTTTTGCTATGTGCTGGCGGGCATCCCCGTATTGGCGATTATCCCACTGCTGGGCGGTGTCGATTATTCGCTGGTGCTGCTGGCGCTGTTGTCCAGCCTGTTGATGGTCCTTGGCGCAGCCGGCGTCACCATCTGGATCTCGGTCCACGCCCCCACCGCCAGCAAAGCCACCCAACGCGCATCGGCAACCGTCGTCGGCTATTTCGTGATCTTCCCGATGCTGATTGGGGCGATCACGCAATACCCGAATGTGATCATGTTTCCGGTGACATATTGGCCGGAATGTCCGATTTCGGTGGGCACCTTGCTCCAATGGTTTTCATTTGGCAATCCGTTTGTCCGACTCGACGAGTTGCGGATTGCTCTCGATCCCAGCGTGCCGGGTGCCAAGACCCTGGAATCAGTTTTCCGAGAATTTGCCATTTTCCATCTGGGAATCTTCCTGATTCTGGGCAGTTGGGGGATTCGCCGACTGCGGCCAATTTGTGCCAACTACGCGGATGGTGTGCCCGCCAAGCCGAACAAGCAAGTCGTATCTGATCGCTCCCGCCCGCAGATCGGAAACTACCCCATTCTCTGGAAAGAGCGGTACTACGATAGCCGCCAAGCGAAAACCATCGTCGGCAAACTCGGCTGGTTGTTGACCTTGGGTGTCGGGATCGTGATGCCGATGTTCATCATCTGGTATGCAACTGCCTACGAGCTTGATCGTTATGAGTTGGCATCGATGAATCTGAATGTGCGAATCATCGGTGCCCTCGTGCTATTCTTCGCGTTTACCTCCGCCGGAAGTCACGCCGCCAATACGCTCGACCGCGAACGCAAACGCAATACCCTGGAATCGCTGCTCCTCGTCGGTTTGTCCGCTCGCGAGATTCTCTGGCAGAAATGGGTCGGCTCCGCGATCTCGATTCGCTACCTGCTGATGCTTGCCGGACTCTGCTACGGGGCGCTGTTCCTGGTCGGGGCGCTATCATTCCTGGGGCTGATTTTCTGGCTGATTTCGGTCGTCATCTTTCTGCTGGCCCAAGTGTCATTCGGCATCTGGTGTGCCGTCACCTTCCCCCAACCCAATAAGGCGGGAAAAACCTACCCCGCGTTGGGCTATGCCCCCATCATCTGCAGCGCAGTCATCGCCATTTTTACCTGTTGCTTGGCGATTGGCGGTTCGCCTCGCGTGGGACTCGAAGAGATCCTCATTTTTCTCGCCGTCGCCACGCAACCAATCGCCATCATGGGAATTGTCCCCTTTTCCGAAATGAGCTTGGATGATTTCTTTCGAAACACCTACAACCATTCGGAAGCGATCGCGATGGCGTTGGGCTGCTTCACCGGATGGTTGCTATTCGCCGTGGCGGGGGCGGAATGCATGCGCCAAGCACTGGTGCGATTCGAGCGAATGCGCGGCGAACATGCGTCTCGATCGGCGGAATCCGCTCAACTCTCCGATGGCATCTGGGAACAATTCAACCCTCGCGGCAAATCTCGCGCATCGGACGATGATGCGCCTCCCGCTGATAAATCTGGATTGAAACCAGAAAATCTCGAACTCGATTTCGGACCATCCCAAGAATCTCCACCGCGGGACAAACGAGAAGAAGGATAA
- a CDS encoding alpha/beta hydrolase, giving the protein MSIRNWEVMQIPLENGQFLEGDLSSSGDSSGFAILCVHGWGSYRGGEKVAAMHDACARRGWTCASFDFRGHGRSSGTMLDLRASGLLNDLDAIATALSRRGIHRLGLFGSSMGGFASSWYAIRRPERVSGLALLAPAFRFLTNRWDCLSEQEREQWRTTGRMRFRNAFLDVELSYDLVHEIDLFPLDELYARWMHPTLIFHGMADATVPYSISLDMIDRVPTPNVELRLIKDGDHRLTIHKRMIAESICQFFEDKRYSAGVTPDYMI; this is encoded by the coding sequence ATGAGCATTCGCAACTGGGAAGTGATGCAAATTCCTCTGGAAAATGGTCAGTTTTTGGAGGGGGATTTGTCTTCCAGCGGCGATTCCAGCGGGTTTGCGATTCTCTGCGTGCATGGTTGGGGCAGCTATCGCGGGGGTGAGAAAGTCGCCGCCATGCACGACGCTTGTGCCCGACGAGGTTGGACCTGTGCCAGTTTCGATTTCCGTGGGCATGGTCGATCTTCGGGCACCATGCTCGATTTGCGGGCAAGCGGGCTGCTCAACGACCTCGATGCGATTGCAACCGCCCTCAGCCGCCGCGGCATCCATCGCTTGGGCCTCTTCGGTTCCAGCATGGGCGGATTCGCCAGTAGTTGGTACGCAATCCGCCGACCGGAACGCGTCTCCGGACTCGCCCTGCTCGCGCCGGCATTCCGATTCTTGACCAATCGTTGGGATTGCCTCTCCGAACAGGAACGCGAACAGTGGCGAACCACCGGACGCATGCGGTTCCGCAACGCCTTTCTGGATGTGGAGTTAAGCTACGATCTCGTCCACGAAATCGATCTGTTTCCGCTGGACGAATTGTACGCACGCTGGATGCATCCGACGCTGATTTTCCATGGCATGGCCGATGCCACGGTGCCCTACTCCATCAGCCTGGATATGATCGATCGGGTGCCGACCCCGAATGTGGAGTTGCGGCTCATCAAAGATGGCGACCATCGGCTAACCATCCACAAGCGAATGATCGCCGAATCGATCTGCCAATTCTTTGAAGACAAACGCTACAGCGCCGGCGTCACACCGGACTACATGATCTGA
- a CDS encoding GNAT family N-acetyltransferase: MIRPTLPEDTPRLVALTEATRMFRPLELETLREVLDDYHAVNHESRHRCVTLELDDQPIGFCYWAPAAMTDRGWYLYWIVVDPDYQGRGFGRKLLREAEDAIVVEGGRMLLVETSGTEAYAATREFYRRCGYAEAARVPDYYANGDDQIIFSLRFPAPLMEQPYG, from the coding sequence ATGATCCGTCCCACCCTTCCCGAAGATACCCCGCGCTTGGTGGCGCTGACCGAGGCCACCCGAATGTTCCGCCCATTGGAATTGGAAACGCTGCGGGAAGTGCTTGATGATTACCACGCCGTCAACCACGAGTCGCGGCACCGCTGCGTCACTCTGGAACTGGACGACCAACCGATTGGCTTTTGCTACTGGGCACCCGCCGCGATGACCGATCGTGGTTGGTACCTGTATTGGATTGTCGTCGATCCGGACTATCAGGGGCGTGGATTCGGGCGAAAGCTCTTGCGCGAGGCAGAAGATGCCATTGTCGTCGAGGGGGGCCGAATGCTGCTGGTCGAGACCTCCGGCACCGAGGCTTACGCCGCAACCCGTGAATTCTACCGACGTTGCGGTTATGCCGAAGCAGCCCGCGTCCCGGATTATTACGCCAACGGCGACGATCAAATCATCTTCTCGCTTCGGTTCCCAGCCCCGCTGATGGAACAACCGTATGGCTGA
- the thiD gene encoding bifunctional hydroxymethylpyrimidine kinase/phosphomethylpyrimidine kinase, translating to MSRARVLVIAGSDSSGGAGIQADLKTVSILGGFGMTAITALTAQNTTGVFGVLPIDPAFVIQQIDVCLSDIGFDAVKTGMLASVPLIEAIADALQRQVTQPVVVDPVMIAKSGAPLLADDAVGAVIRRMVPLATMLTPNLHEAERLTGRTIRTPDQIREAAQALLDLGAKAVVIKAGHRPEFEQDCFTDGRDWLTLPTKRIDTTRTHGTGCIFASAIATGLAQRMPLVDAVNRAKRFIQRAIEQALPFGAGRSPADPIAAIGTDQIM from the coding sequence ATGAGTCGTGCGCGTGTGTTGGTGATTGCCGGGTCGGATTCCAGCGGCGGCGCCGGGATTCAAGCCGATCTGAAGACCGTCAGCATTCTGGGCGGCTTCGGCATGACCGCCATCACCGCGCTGACTGCTCAAAATACAACCGGAGTCTTCGGCGTTCTGCCCATCGATCCGGCGTTCGTGATTCAGCAGATCGATGTTTGTTTGAGCGATATCGGCTTTGATGCGGTCAAGACCGGCATGCTGGCGAGTGTGCCGCTCATCGAGGCGATTGCCGACGCGCTGCAACGTCAAGTGACGCAACCAGTTGTGGTTGATCCGGTGATGATTGCCAAGAGCGGTGCCCCGTTGTTGGCCGATGATGCGGTAGGGGCAGTGATTCGCCGCATGGTGCCGTTGGCGACGATGCTGACGCCGAATTTGCACGAGGCGGAGCGGCTCACCGGTCGGACGATCCGCACCCCCGACCAGATCCGCGAGGCAGCCCAGGCGCTGCTGGATTTGGGGGCGAAAGCCGTTGTCATCAAGGCTGGGCATCGGCCCGAATTCGAGCAAGATTGCTTTACGGATGGGCGAGATTGGCTGACGTTGCCGACCAAGCGAATTGACACAACCCGCACGCATGGAACGGGTTGCATCTTCGCCTCCGCCATTGCGACGGGCTTGGCACAGAGGATGCCGCTGGTGGATGCAGTGAATCGGGCGAAGCGATTCATCCAACGGGCGATTGAGCAAGCGTTGCCGTTCGGCGCCGGGCGAAGTCCGGCTGACCCGATTGCCGCGATTGGCACCGATCAGATCATGTAG
- a CDS encoding ComEC/Rec2 family competence protein, which translates to MADRMTLGNRYPAFAWENVVRAPLVPVALAATLGVACDRALTPGQTLWLSGLAIVIIALLIASFRRWRAGIPAIFWLWVFALGGLHHQMQQQLRSDSDLAVRLESGPMPIEARLRLSETPRISHPPEMPELIALPRTASTRVQASLLQIRVADGWQESHGRVNLTVYAAWDDCRVGDWVQVRGTLVGPQPPMNPGELDERSQARDFGTLGSLRVRELADVTRLGHTGGWGIKSLLDGVRERCRDLLQVILPSDVAPLAIALLLGDTSLVAPTQWEGYLRTGVIHVLAISGQHLAVLGWFLGIVLTACGMQPRGRALQIALILLAYAILTGGRPSSMRAALIVLTWAGGIWLIRDGLAVNSFAFAWLGVLILSPSDPFTAGCQLSFLAVAMLIGGLPRVLPNREPTAMEELLAEQRSGWETALRKLGDVIRVSYLANAVIFVGIAPIVANWTHLFSPISLLIGPILVLTTSISLIAGFLLLLSGGLIGPLNWLLSGVIWAGLRISDWIVGLGMRFPGGSWYVPSPPTLLVACSLVVVAVFLLWPATVRLRQLARRRILPVSITAATMLTLMALHRTTLSVDRDELRLTALSIGHGSATVLESSDGRVFLFDIGALRGPELTRYTVAPFLWQRGIARIDGVILSHADLDHFNGLLALLDRFSVGQIYLSPTFRQKQTPGVQRVLAELTNRGATLQWLASDEQIDWGGVQLLVRHPPAEGVPGDANANSLVLEVRHQKHRMLLTGDIHGVGLSRLLATPIAPVDVLMAPHHGSHTSNTAELLRWARPRFVISSQGSPRGNRIPGEVYLQAGIPYWRTDEHGAIEVRSMRNGLSVESFRQRVIQPVTPHTAR; encoded by the coding sequence ATGGCTGATCGCATGACGCTGGGGAATCGTTACCCCGCGTTTGCCTGGGAAAATGTCGTGCGTGCGCCGTTGGTGCCGGTGGCGCTGGCCGCCACCCTGGGCGTGGCCTGCGATCGGGCGCTGACGCCGGGGCAGACTCTTTGGCTCTCCGGCCTGGCGATCGTCATCATCGCACTGCTCATCGCCTCGTTCCGCCGTTGGCGAGCCGGAATTCCCGCGATTTTCTGGCTGTGGGTCTTCGCACTCGGCGGATTGCATCATCAGATGCAGCAACAACTTCGGTCGGATTCAGATTTGGCCGTTCGCTTGGAATCCGGCCCGATGCCGATCGAAGCGCGGCTGCGTCTGAGCGAGACACCGCGGATCAGTCACCCGCCCGAGATGCCCGAACTGATCGCCTTGCCGCGAACAGCATCCACTCGTGTGCAGGCCAGTTTGTTGCAGATTCGGGTTGCGGATGGTTGGCAGGAATCGCATGGCAGGGTGAATCTGACGGTCTACGCGGCATGGGACGATTGCCGAGTCGGGGATTGGGTCCAAGTGCGAGGCACGCTCGTCGGTCCACAACCGCCGATGAATCCCGGCGAGTTGGATGAGCGCAGTCAGGCCCGCGATTTCGGCACGCTCGGTTCGCTGCGCGTGCGAGAACTGGCGGATGTCACCCGGCTGGGGCACACCGGCGGATGGGGCATCAAAAGCCTGCTGGATGGTGTCCGCGAACGCTGTCGAGATTTGCTGCAAGTGATTCTGCCAAGCGATGTTGCGCCGTTGGCCATCGCGCTGCTACTGGGAGATACCAGCCTGGTCGCCCCGACTCAGTGGGAGGGGTACCTGCGCACGGGGGTGATTCATGTGCTGGCGATTTCCGGCCAGCATTTGGCCGTGTTGGGGTGGTTTCTGGGAATTGTTCTCACCGCGTGCGGAATGCAACCTCGCGGTCGGGCCTTGCAGATCGCACTGATTCTGCTGGCCTATGCGATTCTCACGGGTGGTCGCCCATCGTCGATGCGAGCGGCGTTGATCGTGCTCACCTGGGCCGGCGGGATTTGGCTGATTCGCGACGGATTGGCGGTCAATTCCTTCGCCTTTGCCTGGCTGGGGGTGCTGATTCTGTCGCCAAGTGACCCGTTCACGGCGGGCTGTCAACTGTCGTTTTTGGCGGTGGCGATGCTGATTGGCGGCCTGCCGCGAGTCCTCCCGAATCGGGAGCCGACTGCCATGGAGGAACTGCTCGCCGAGCAGCGCAGCGGGTGGGAAACCGCCCTGCGAAAACTCGGTGACGTCATCCGCGTGAGCTACTTGGCCAACGCGGTGATCTTTGTGGGCATCGCGCCGATTGTCGCCAATTGGACGCACCTGTTTAGCCCCATCAGCCTGCTGATTGGCCCGATTCTCGTACTGACCACGTCGATTTCGCTGATCGCGGGCTTTCTCCTGCTGCTCTCCGGTGGCCTGATTGGACCGTTGAACTGGTTGCTGTCTGGGGTGATTTGGGCAGGACTGCGAATCAGTGATTGGATTGTCGGCCTGGGCATGCGCTTCCCCGGTGGTTCCTGGTATGTCCCCTCGCCGCCAACCTTGTTAGTGGCCTGCTCGCTGGTGGTTGTGGCAGTCTTTCTGCTCTGGCCTGCCACCGTGCGCTTGCGGCAACTTGCCCGGCGTCGGATCCTCCCGGTGAGCATCACCGCGGCGACCATGTTGACGCTGATGGCACTCCACCGAACGACGTTATCCGTGGATCGCGACGAATTGCGCCTGACGGCATTATCGATTGGCCACGGCAGTGCCACGGTTTTGGAATCATCCGATGGCCGAGTCTTTCTCTTCGATATCGGCGCATTACGCGGTCCGGAATTGACTCGCTACACCGTCGCGCCGTTTTTGTGGCAGCGGGGCATCGCTCGAATCGACGGCGTCATCTTGTCTCATGCCGATCTCGACCACTTCAACGGCTTGTTGGCGCTGCTCGACCGATTTTCGGTGGGCCAAATCTATCTTTCGCCCACCTTTCGACAGAAGCAAACGCCCGGTGTGCAACGGGTTTTGGCCGAATTGACCAACCGTGGGGCGACACTCCAATGGTTGGCCAGCGATGAACAAATCGATTGGGGCGGCGTGCAACTGCTGGTCCGGCATCCCCCGGCGGAGGGGGTTCCCGGCGATGCCAACGCCAATTCGCTGGTGCTCGAAGTTCGACATCAGAAGCATCGCATGCTGCTGACCGGCGATATTCACGGAGTTGGGCTGAGTCGGTTGCTGGCGACGCCGATTGCCCCGGTGGATGTGCTGATGGCACCGCACCACGGCAGCCACACCAGCAACACCGCAGAGCTGCTGCGCTGGGCACGACCGCGGTTCGTGATCTCTTCGCAAGGCTCGCCTCGCGGCAATCGCATTCCCGGCGAAGTCTACTTGCAGGCCGGAATCCCCTACTGGCGAACCGACGAACATGGAGCCATTGAGGTGCGTTCGATGCGCAACGGCTTGTCGGTGGAGAGTTTCCGGCAGCGAGTCATCCAACCGGTCACGCCCCACACCGCGCGATAA
- the tenA gene encoding thiaminase II, translated as MTERFSQVVRQQADAIWESQHSHPFVRGLGTAELPLPCFQYWLVQDYRFLIDYARLLGLGIARASDLATMTQFAELTRTILSVEMTLHRSYAAQFGISTSQLESTPKSPATQAYTDFLIRTATCADFGELVAALLPCMWGFSEIGQRLAQQPAVPNNPYADWIRTYADPEFAQLAQWCCGLFDRLASEAGESGRLRMAEAFLTSSRLEWWFWDAAWKLETWPI; from the coding sequence ATGACCGAACGATTTTCGCAAGTCGTTCGCCAACAAGCGGATGCGATCTGGGAATCCCAGCACTCGCATCCGTTTGTTCGTGGACTGGGGACGGCCGAACTCCCGTTGCCGTGCTTTCAATATTGGCTGGTGCAGGATTACCGATTTCTCATCGACTACGCCCGATTGCTCGGCCTGGGCATTGCGCGGGCCAGCGACTTGGCGACGATGACCCAATTTGCCGAACTCACCCGCACCATCCTCTCCGTGGAAATGACCCTGCATCGCTCGTATGCCGCGCAGTTCGGAATCAGCACAAGTCAGCTCGAAAGCACTCCCAAGTCGCCTGCCACTCAGGCTTACACCGACTTTCTGATTCGCACGGCGACTTGTGCCGACTTTGGCGAGCTAGTCGCCGCGTTGTTGCCGTGCATGTGGGGCTTCAGCGAAATCGGGCAGCGACTTGCCCAACAGCCCGCCGTGCCTAACAATCCCTATGCCGATTGGATTCGCACGTATGCGGACCCAGAATTCGCCCAACTCGCCCAGTGGTGCTGCGGGTTGTTCGACCGACTCGCATCCGAGGCCGGCGAAAGTGGTCGTCTCCGGATGGCGGAAGCGTTTTTGACTTCCAGCCGGTTGGAATGGTGGTTCTGGGACGCCGCCTGGAAACTTGAAACCTGGCCCATTTGA
- a CDS encoding DUF6513 domain-containing protein encodes MRRILFITGKLAEPSLRRMVDELGPQVGFEPVIATMPITVAALLTTNWVARHLTLPENIERIILPGFCRGELDELTRHFPVPVERGPKELRDLPEYFGKRSGPPPGYGNFNIEILAEINHAPRMHREDLIRQAEKYRRDGADRIDLGCDPAQTWNAVGETVRDLVSRGFRVSIDSFNAVEVEAALDAGADLVLSVNRGNLDAAARWHQRFPHVEVVAIPDSPSEPETLDFTIQALQAIGMRFRIDPILEPISFGFAASLGRYLDFRRRYPELPMMMGVGNLTELTDVDSAGINVLLAGFCQEQQIHSILATEVIHWAQSAVKEFDLARKLVHYAVTNRVLPKRLEPNLVMLRDPKRHELGEEALRDLASRVTDRNYRIIAERGELHLFNGMMHLRGTDPFELFEQLLERDAKMTPGHAFYLGYELSKAVTALTLGKNYTQDQALRWGFLTIPERSHRSRATSDA; translated from the coding sequence GTGCGACGGATTTTGTTCATTACCGGGAAATTGGCCGAGCCATCGCTGCGACGCATGGTGGATGAATTGGGCCCGCAGGTCGGCTTTGAACCCGTGATTGCCACCATGCCAATCACCGTGGCGGCGCTGCTGACCACGAATTGGGTTGCCCGACATCTGACGCTCCCGGAAAATATCGAGCGCATCATTCTGCCGGGATTCTGCCGGGGGGAACTCGACGAACTCACTCGGCATTTTCCCGTGCCCGTCGAGCGTGGCCCCAAGGAACTCCGCGATTTGCCCGAATATTTCGGCAAACGAAGCGGTCCCCCGCCTGGCTACGGGAATTTCAACATCGAGATTCTCGCCGAAATCAACCATGCCCCCCGCATGCATCGGGAAGATCTGATTCGCCAAGCAGAGAAATATCGCCGCGATGGGGCCGATCGCATCGACCTGGGATGCGACCCCGCGCAGACTTGGAACGCCGTCGGAGAGACGGTGCGTGATCTGGTCAGCCGTGGCTTCCGCGTGTCGATCGACAGTTTCAATGCCGTCGAGGTGGAAGCCGCGCTCGATGCCGGGGCCGATCTAGTGCTGAGCGTCAATCGTGGCAATCTGGATGCGGCTGCCCGTTGGCACCAGCGATTCCCCCATGTGGAAGTCGTCGCCATTCCCGATAGCCCCAGCGAACCCGAGACGTTGGATTTCACCATCCAAGCGTTGCAGGCGATTGGCATGCGCTTCCGAATCGACCCCATTCTGGAGCCAATTTCGTTCGGATTCGCGGCATCATTGGGGCGGTACCTCGATTTTCGGCGACGCTACCCCGAGTTGCCGATGATGATGGGCGTGGGCAACCTGACCGAATTGACCGATGTCGATTCCGCCGGAATCAACGTCTTGCTGGCCGGATTCTGCCAAGAGCAACAAATTCACTCAATTCTCGCCACGGAAGTGATTCATTGGGCCCAATCCGCCGTCAAAGAGTTTGACCTCGCTCGCAAATTGGTGCATTACGCGGTGACGAATCGGGTGTTGCCCAAACGCTTGGAGCCGAATTTGGTGATGCTCCGCGACCCGAAACGGCACGAACTCGGCGAAGAAGCGTTGCGTGACTTGGCGAGTCGTGTCACCGATCGGAACTATCGCATCATCGCCGAACGGGGGGAACTGCATCTGTTCAACGGCATGATGCACTTGCGCGGCACCGATCCATTCGAGTTGTTCGAGCAACTACTGGAACGAGATGCGAAGATGACACCCGGCCATGCGTTTTATCTGGGGTACGAACTGTCCAAAGCCGTCACGGCTCTCACCTTGGGCAAGAATTACACGCAAGACCAGGCGCTACGCTGGGGATTTCTGACGATTCCCGAGCGCAGCCACCGCTCGCGGGCGACGAGTGATGCTTGA
- a CDS encoding protein-tyrosine phosphatase family protein, which produces MRFRKITIVTLAVLMLLGAIGCRKGANRRQSPNDLPPGAVIGPPVTTLPPGVQPNTPFQGLPPSAPNGAPGAPPLAPPPSSGLLPPGSVPPSSSFNGRQPEVLMPSAPPSGVMPSGNSQQNRSLSPPIGRANDPAVQLLRPEFSTPNVTPSPNRGEVATLFPPDRDYIAAASPAVSEFAPPPAAKPPAGEVDPNQSPTAPSAPKPDAFAQQSPPMPTNPVDSFSNDGRLPAQKDITGEMQFDGFPVGIPEFTQVKPGVFSGRKPDPDGMEWLAKNKFRTVVWLHKPGEDVEAVRKETTAAGLKFESFVVDPAKLETPMVERFHRLVTQTSVQPIFVCDQNGVLAGGMWFVHLRQIDLLGEDEARIRAGRLGLREQGDAEQSQLWISLRRYLAQG; this is translated from the coding sequence ATGCGATTTCGCAAAATTACCATCGTTACGTTAGCAGTGCTGATGCTGCTCGGTGCGATCGGGTGCCGAAAGGGAGCAAACCGTCGGCAATCGCCGAACGATCTCCCCCCCGGAGCGGTGATCGGTCCACCCGTGACCACGCTCCCGCCCGGTGTGCAGCCCAATACGCCGTTCCAAGGGTTGCCGCCATCGGCTCCCAATGGTGCTCCCGGTGCCCCACCGCTGGCACCGCCGCCCAGTTCGGGATTGCTCCCGCCGGGCAGTGTGCCGCCCAGTTCCAGCTTCAATGGTCGGCAGCCGGAAGTGCTGATGCCGTCCGCGCCGCCATCCGGCGTGATGCCGTCGGGGAATTCGCAGCAAAATCGATCGCTTTCGCCGCCGATTGGCCGGGCGAATGATCCCGCAGTGCAATTGCTGCGGCCTGAATTTTCGACTCCGAATGTGACTCCATCGCCGAATCGCGGGGAAGTGGCAACGCTGTTCCCGCCGGATCGGGATTACATCGCCGCCGCATCGCCCGCCGTTAGCGAGTTTGCACCGCCGCCCGCCGCCAAACCGCCGGCTGGGGAAGTGGATCCAAACCAATCGCCGACCGCGCCATCGGCACCCAAACCGGATGCCTTCGCTCAGCAGTCTCCGCCGATGCCCACGAATCCAGTCGATTCGTTCAGCAACGACGGCCGATTGCCCGCGCAGAAAGACATCACCGGGGAAATGCAGTTCGATGGCTTCCCGGTCGGCATCCCGGAATTCACGCAGGTCAAACCCGGCGTCTTCTCCGGTCGAAAGCCCGATCCGGATGGCATGGAATGGCTTGCGAAGAACAAGTTCCGCACCGTTGTCTGGCTGCATAAGCCCGGCGAAGATGTCGAAGCGGTTCGCAAAGAGACGACTGCCGCTGGGCTGAAGTTCGAATCGTTCGTGGTCGATCCCGCGAAACTCGAAACCCCCATGGTCGAACGGTTCCATCGATTGGTGACGCAGACGAGCGTGCAGCCGATCTTTGTTTGCGATCAAAATGGCGTATTGGCCGGTGGAATGTGGTTTGTCCACTTGCGGCAGATTGATCTGCTTGGCGAAGATGAAGCCCGGATTCGGGCAGGTCGGCTCGGACTGCGGGAGCAGGGCGACGCCGAACAATCGCAACTGTGGATCAGCCTGCGACGCTACCTCGCCCAAGGCTAA